In one window of Bombus fervidus isolate BK054 chromosome 4, iyBomFerv1, whole genome shotgun sequence DNA:
- the LOC139986404 gene encoding dynein assembly factor with WD repeat domains 1, producing the protein MKLLKFLLRYFPPGLALEYTQGGDVKTKMIDLLDLTAETDIRALAESIKATEPVITESVMEQLVETLQKLQAKVCETNAKRYYKYKTLQTHLLPLTNIAFDKLDA; encoded by the exons ATGAAGCTGCTAAAGTTTTTGCTTCGTTATTTTCCGCCAG GTCTCGCCTTGGAGTACACACAGGGTGGAGATGTCAAGACAAAAATGATCGATCTTTTGGATCTAACTGCCGA AACGGACATAAGAGCATTAGCGGAGAGTATAAAAGCGACCGAGCCCGTAATAACCGAAAGTGTAATGGAGCAGTTAGTGGAGACCCTGCAGAAGCTGCAAGCCAAAGTTTGCGAAACAAACGCCAAGCGCTACTACAAATACAAAACCTTGCAGACCCATCTTCTACCCCTTACGAATATAGCGTTCGATAAACTAG